TCGTCATCCGGCGGCTCGATCTCGCCGCGGGCGATTCGCCGCGCGAGCGCCGTACCCTCCTCGACGATGAGCGCGTACGCCGAGATGTGGTCGACGTCGGCGGCCACGGCTTCGGCGAGGCTGCGGTCCCAGTCCTCGGCGCTCTCGCCGGGCGTGCCGTAGATCAGGTCCAGGTTGACGTGTTCGAAGCCAGCGGCGCGTGCCTCGGCCGCCGCTTCGATCGCGCGACCCGGCGTGTGGGTGCGGTCGAGTACGGCGAGCACGTGCTCGGCGGCCGACTGCATGCCCAGCGAGACCCGGGTGAAACCGCTCTCGCGAAGCCGCTGCAGGTAGGTCGGGCTGACCGACTCCGGGTTGGCCTCGGTCGTGACCTCGACGTCACTGGCCACCGTGAAGTGCTCACGGATCTCCTGCAGTGCCGCGGCCAGGTGACCGGCCGGCAGCAGACTCGGCGTACCCCCACCGACAAACACCGTCTGCACAACAGGGTCGCGCTCGCCGAGCACCCGCCGGGCGAGCGCGATCTCGTCGCGCACGAGCTCGATGTAGCTGGACTGGCTGACCACCGCGGTGCCGTCGCGACTCGTCAGCTCGGCGGCGGTGTAGGTGTTGAAGTCGCAGTAGCCGCAGCGCGTCGCGCAAAACGGGATGTGCAGGTAGAAGCCAAACGGCGTGCGATCGACGGCGCCGAGCGCGGGCTCTGGCAGTACGCCGGACAGCGGCACGATCTCGCTGGACTCGGGCATCACCGATGGCATATCAGCACGTCCACATCGTTCGGCAGCGACTGTTCCAGGATCTGGCGCACGGTGCCGTAGAGCTTCGGATCGTCGCGTTCGATCCGGCCGGCAAGCCACACCACCGTCGTCGGCTCGCCCGGATGCAGGTCACCGAGCGAGTCGTTGAGGGCATCGAGGTTGTGCCCGAAGTACGCCGGAAGCGACAGCGCTCTGGCGAAGGCATCGAGCAGCTCGCCCTTGTCCGCTGCCTCCGGCACGAGATCGACGGCGCGTCCGTCGCGTCGCAGCCGGTCGGTCGTCGCCGCCACGGACTCGCCCTCGGGAAGATCGGCAATCATCTGGTGCCCTCGATCAGCGAGAACGACTCGTAATGGTCTGCGGTGTAGTACATCTCGCCGTCCTGGCCGGTCACGATGCGCCGCGCGCCGCGGTCGTCCTCGCCGGGTGTGGGCACGGTGTACTCGCGGTAATAGCCAGACTTCTCGTCGGGCAGGATGCCCTCGAAGTTGGAAAACACCGCGCCGTCCTTGCCATAGGGAAACGGCCCGTCCTGCTCGATCAGCGCCATGGTCTCGATGGCCTCCGGCGGCAGGTCGGCCTGCGCGATCACCGGCAGTCCGGACACCGGGTCGGTCTGCTCTCCCCCGCCCTCAGTCTGCTGGGTCTGCTGGCTCGGTTTGGCCTGCTGGGTGCCGTCGTACCCGCCGGTCTGCGACGGGGCACTCGAGGAGACCTTCGAGCCACTCGCCGGGTCGGGGTCGGGGTCACCGGCGCCGCTGGACAGCCACCACAGGCCGGCGACCAGCAAGATCGCGACGACGATGGTGCTCCAGCCTCGCGCGGACAGATTGGTGCGCGACGGACGCGACGGTGCGGTCACTTAACGGAAGCCTTCTGAGGTCTGCGACGGGCGGTACGGCGCTCGGTCGCGGGAACAATTCGGACCGCTCCATCGTAGTTATAGATGTGGTCCATCCGGCCGCCAATCCCAGGAGCTAGGCATGAACGAACGCCCCAACCACCAGGTCATCGACGAAGACGGCACCCCGCTGATCGACGCGACCGGCGCAGCCGGCCCGCGCACCGAAGCCGGCAGCGACGACGCACGGCAGGGCGCGGATGGACGATCGGCATACATCGGCGGCATGCCAGGAATGCCTGGTATGCCGGGCATGCAGATCCCGGAGAAGTTCCTCGGCAAGGACGGCAAGCCGTCGTTGTGGAAGATGATCGGCTGGCGCGGTGCCCTCGCGATCGCACTGGTGATCGGCGTACTCGTCACCCTCGCGATCATCTCCGCGGCGTTCTTGCTGATCGCGATTCCGGTGCTTGCCGTGATCGCGCTCGGCGGGTGGATTGCCCGCAAGCTCACCGGTCGCTCGACTCCGCACGGCAGCGCTCCCGGGGCGCGCGTCATGGTGGTGCGCACGCAGGTTCCCCCGCGCTAGTACGCCGGATAGGCTCAACGCCATGAGCAGCGAAAACGCGGCCGGCGACCCGGGCGAAATCCGCGTCGGCGACGCGGAACGGCGCGCAGTCATCGAGCGACTCGAGATCGCGCACAGCGACGGACAGATCGACCTCGACGAGCTCGACGAGCGCTCGAAGGCGGCCGTCGCCGCTCGTACCCGCAGTGACCTCACGGCGCTCACTGCGGACCTTCCGACTTCCTCGTCCGCCGGAGCTGGCGCACTGGCGTCGGCCCCGGCGGCAACGCCCGCACGCCGCTCCCAGGACGGCGAGGCGAAGGTCGCGCGCAGCATGTTCAAGAACGCCGTCCGCGGCTTCGTTTTCGTGGCGCTGATCTGCAATATCGTCTGGCTGGCGACGTCGCTGGGCAATGACGAGGGATTCGACAACTACTGGCCCATCTGGCCGATGATGGGACTGAGCATCGCCGTCATCGGCACCTACTTCAACTACCAGCGGGCCAAGGACCAGTAGTTCGCGCGCGTAGGATTCGGGAATGTTCTCCGTCTACGTCACCAAGCCGAATCCCGAAGACCCGCTAGCCGCCCTGGAGCTGGGCGACCGGCCCGATCCCGAGGTTCCCGAGGGCTGGTCGCGCGTGAAGGTCAAGGCCGCCTCCCTCAACCACCACGACGTTTGGTCGCTGCGCGGCGTCGGCCTGCCCGAAGAGCGCATGCCGATGATCCTCGGCACCGATGCCGCCGGCGTCGATGACGACGGCAACGAGGTGCTCGTCCACTCCGTCATCTCCAGCCCCGGCTGGAGCGGCGATGAGACCTACGACCCCAAGCGCTCCCTGCTGTCGGAGGTGCACCAGGGCACCTTCGCCGAGTACGTCGTCGTACCGACCGCCAACCTTGTTCCCAAGCCGGCCGAGCTGTCGTTCGAGGAAGCGGCCTGTCTGCCGACCGCATGGCTGACGGCCTACCGCATGCTCACCCACGACTCCAACCTCAACCCCGGCGACACGGTGTTGATCCAGGGCGCCTCCGGCGGCGTCGCGACCGCCGCGATGGCGATCGCGCGGGCCATTGGCCTGCAGGTGTGGGTCACCGGCCGCACCGAGGAGAAGCGCGACGGGGCCCTGCAGCACGGCGCTCACCAGGCCTTCGAGAGCGGGGCAAAGCTGCCCGGCAAGGTCGATGCCGTGATCGAGACCGTCGGTGAGGCCACCTGGTCGCACTCGCTGCGCTCGCTGCGCCCCGGCGGCACGCTCGTCATCTCCGGTGCAACCAGCGGACCGAACCCGAAGGCCGACCTCAACCGGGTCTTCTTCCTGCAGATGCGCATCATCGGCTCGACGATGGGCACCCGCGAGGAGCTTGGTGCGCTGCTGAACCTCTGCCGCATCAGCGGGCTGCGCCCGAGCATCGCTGAGGTTCTGCCGCTGACCGATGCCCGCGACGGCTTCGCAGCGATGGTTGACGGCAACACGAACGGCAAGATCGTCTTCACCAACTAGACACTCGTGCGCAGGGGCGGTCGGCGTACTCGCGTCGGCCGCCCCTGCTGCGTCTGATCGACGGCACCATCACCGCTCCCCCGACCACCACGGAGGTCACCGCATGACGCTGCACACCACCCTCGACACCGACACAACCGACACCGCGACAACCGACACCGACGTACCCGAGTGGAAGATGCTGATCGGCGGTGAGTGGGTCGAAGCCGTGGACGGCGCCTGGACGGACGTCACCTGCCCGTCGCGGGCGAACGTTGTGCTTGCGCGGGTGCCGGACGGCAAAGCCGCGGACATCGACCGGGCGGTCCAGGCGGCCGGCGCCGCTCAGCCGGCGTGGGCCGGAGCGCATTTCAAGGAGCGCCAGAACGCGTTGCTGAAGATCGCCGACGCGATCGAGGCGCAGGGCGAGGACTTCTCGCGGCTCACCGCGCAGGACACCGGCAACGCGATCCGCACCCAGGCGCGCCCGGAGACCGCGACTTTGGTCTCGTTGTTTCGCTACTTCGGCGGTATAGCTGGAGAGTTCAAGGGTACGACGCTGCCCGCCGGTGACGACCAGCTGCAATACACGCGGCTGCAGCCGCTCGGCGTGGTCGGCGCGATCCTGCCGTGGAACTCACCGCTGATGATCGCGGGCATGAAGATTCCGGCAGCGCTGGCAACCGGCAACGCGCTCGTGGTGAAGCCGGCAGAGGACGCGCCGCTGACCATCCTGAAGCTGGCCGAGGTCTGCAGCGAGTTCCTGCCGGCCGGCGTACTCAACGTCGTCACCGGCGACGGCGAGACCGCCGGCGAGGCGATCTCGACGCACCCGGGGATCGCGAAGGTGTCGTTTACCGGCTCGACCTCGGTCGGCAAGCACGTCGCGGAGACCGCCGGCGCCCGTCTCGCGCATGTCTCGCTCGAGCTGGGTGGCAAGAGCCCCAACATCATCTTCCCGTCGGCGGCCACGCCCGAGCGCATCGAGCAGACCGCCGAAGGGGCGCTGCTGGCAATGCGCTTCACTCGCCAGGGGCAGTCGTGCACCGCGGGATCGCGACTGTTCGTGCACGAGGACGTCTTCGATGAGTTCCTCGACGTACTCGCGGCGAAGGTGCAGGCCCTGAAGGTCGGCGACCCGCTTGACGACGAGACCGACATGGGCTCGATCATCAACGAGTCGCAGTACTGTCAGGTCCGCGACTATGTCGACGAAGGCAAGAAGCAGGACGGGGTCAAGGTCGTGCTCGACGGCAGCGACTACACACCGGAGGGCCTGCAGGGCTTCTACCAGGGACCGACGATCCTCGCGAACGTCGACAACAGCTGGCGGATCGCTCGCGAGGAGGTCTTCGGACCGGTGCTGGTCGCGATCCCCTGGCGCGACGTCGATGACGTGATCACCCAGGCCAACGACTCGACCTACGGTCTGGCGGCGTTCGTGTGGTCGCAGCAGCTTGACGAGGCGATCGAGACCGCCCAGCGGATCGACTCCGGCTGGGTGCAGGTCAACCAGGGTGGCGGTCAGGTGATCGGCCAGTCGTACGGTGGCTTCAAGGAGTCCGGCATCGGTCGCGAGTTCTCGCTTGAGGGCGCGATCGAGTCGTTCACGCAGACCAAGCAGATCAACGTGAAGTTGGGATAGGCGCAGAAGACATGGCAGCGGAGCACATCCTCGATCGAGTCCTGGCCGGCCAAGAGTCGATTCAATCGTGGCAAGACGAGCTATATGTGCACTTTCACCGCAATCCGGAGCTCAGCTTCGTCGAGCACGAGACGCACGACCGGATCGCCGAGGAGTTGCGCGCCATCGGCGTCGACGAGATCGAGGAGCACATCGGCGGCACCGGTCTGGTCGGCGTACTGCGCAACGGCGACGGCCCGACGATCCTGATGCGCGCCGACATCGACGCGCTTCCCGTGCAGGAGCTGACCGGTCTCGACTACGCGAGTACGGCGGTCGGCACGTCCTTCGACGGCGAGACCTCGCCGGTCATGCATGCCTGCGGACACGACGTACACATCTCTGCACTGCTTGGGGCGGTGCGTCTGCTTGCCGACCATCGCGACGCGTGGTCGGGCACCTTCGTCGCGCTGTTCCAGCCGGCCGAGGAGCGCGCCGGCGGCGCGATGGCGATGGTCAACGACGACCTGGTGGGACGCATCCCGCGACCGGACGTCGCCTTCGCCCAGCACGTCGGGCCTAAGCCCGCCGGGCAGGTGCACGCGTGCATCGGTTCGGCGTACTCGCGGGCCGACAGCATCAAGGTCACCGTCTTCGGCCGCGGCGGACACGGCAGTGCCCCACACACGACGGTGGATCCCGCCGTACTCGCCGCGATGATCGTGCTGCGCCTGCAGACGATCGTCTCGCGCGAGACCCGGCCCGGCGAGTTCGCCGTGGTGACGGTCGGCCGCCTGCAGGTGGGCACGAAGGTCAACATCATCAGCGACCGCGCCGTACTCGACGTCAACGTCCGCTCGTACGACGACGACGTGCACGCCCGGCTGCTGGCGGCGATCGAGCGGATCGTGCGGGCCGAGTGCGAGGCGTCCGGATCACCGACCGAGCCGACGTTCGAGTACTACGACCGCTTCCCGGTCACCGTCAACGACGTCGAGGTGACCGAGCGGGTGCGCTCTGCGTTTGCCTCAGCCTTCGGTGACCACTACGTCGAGGACCTGCCGACGACGGGCTCGGAAGACTTCAGCGAGATCCCGAAGGCGTTCGAGATTCCCTACTGCTATTGGAATGTCGGCGGCGTCGACCGGGAGACCTACCGCGACGCGAAGAAGCGCGGCGTACTCGCCAGCGAGATCGCCGGCAACCACTCCCCCTTCTTCGCGCCGGTCATGCACCCGACGCTGCAGGCCGCGACCAAGACGATCGTGGTCGTCGCGCTCGACTGGCTCGGCACGGAAGCCTGATCATGTCCGCGGAGAGCAACGTCGTACTCGCCCTCGACGTCGTGCGCGCCCGCGACCCGGAGATTCACGCGTTCGTCGCGACTCGAGATCAGGCGATCGAGGATGCGCGGGCGGTGGACTTGCGCGCCAGCGACCTTCCGCTCGCCGGGCTTCCCATTGCAGTCAAGGACATCTATGACGTCGCCGGGATGCCGACTCGCTGCGGCTCGGAGGTGACGCCACCGGAGCCAGCCACGCAGTCGGCAGCCTGTGTACAGCGGCTCGAGGAGCTAGGTGCGGTCGTCATCGGC
The nucleotide sequence above comes from Epidermidibacterium keratini. Encoded proteins:
- the hemW gene encoding radical SAM family heme chaperone HemW, translated to MPSVMPESSEIVPLSGVLPEPALGAVDRTPFGFYLHIPFCATRCGYCDFNTYTAAELTSRDGTAVVSQSSYIELVRDEIALARRVLGERDPVVQTVFVGGGTPSLLPAGHLAAALQEIREHFTVASDVEVTTEANPESVSPTYLQRLRESGFTRVSLGMQSAAEHVLAVLDRTHTPGRAIEAAAEARAAGFEHVNLDLIYGTPGESAEDWDRSLAEAVAADVDHISAYALIVEEGTALARRIARGEIEPPDDDEHADRYEQADAVLGGAGFDWYEVSNWARTPAGRCRHNELYWQGANWWGVGPGAHSHVGGVRWWNVKHPAAYAARLAAGHSPAHGRETLTATERSMEEVMLRVRMRDGLGLDRLDPAARGEAAQMVGYGLLDRAAYDAGMVALTLRGRLLADAVIRSLVG
- a CDS encoding barstar family protein, which encodes MIADLPEGESVAATTDRLRRDGRAVDLVPEAADKGELLDAFARALSLPAYFGHNLDALNDSLGDLHPGEPTTVVWLAGRIERDDPKLYGTVRQILEQSLPNDVDVLICHR
- a CDS encoding ribonuclease domain-containing protein, translated to MTAPSRPSRTNLSARGWSTIVVAILLVAGLWWLSSGAGDPDPDPASGSKVSSSAPSQTGGYDGTQQAKPSQQTQQTEGGGEQTDPVSGLPVIAQADLPPEAIETMALIEQDGPFPYGKDGAVFSNFEGILPDEKSGYYREYTVPTPGEDDRGARRIVTGQDGEMYYTADHYESFSLIEGTR
- a CDS encoding DUF1707 SHOCT-like domain-containing protein, producing the protein MSSENAAGDPGEIRVGDAERRAVIERLEIAHSDGQIDLDELDERSKAAVAARTRSDLTALTADLPTSSSAGAGALASAPAATPARRSQDGEAKVARSMFKNAVRGFVFVALICNIVWLATSLGNDEGFDNYWPIWPMMGLSIAVIGTYFNYQRAKDQ
- a CDS encoding zinc-binding dehydrogenase, encoding MFSVYVTKPNPEDPLAALELGDRPDPEVPEGWSRVKVKAASLNHHDVWSLRGVGLPEERMPMILGTDAAGVDDDGNEVLVHSVISSPGWSGDETYDPKRSLLSEVHQGTFAEYVVVPTANLVPKPAELSFEEAACLPTAWLTAYRMLTHDSNLNPGDTVLIQGASGGVATAAMAIARAIGLQVWVTGRTEEKRDGALQHGAHQAFESGAKLPGKVDAVIETVGEATWSHSLRSLRPGGTLVISGATSGPNPKADLNRVFFLQMRIIGSTMGTREELGALLNLCRISGLRPSIAEVLPLTDARDGFAAMVDGNTNGKIVFTN
- a CDS encoding aldehyde dehydrogenase family protein, with the protein product MTLHTTLDTDTTDTATTDTDVPEWKMLIGGEWVEAVDGAWTDVTCPSRANVVLARVPDGKAADIDRAVQAAGAAQPAWAGAHFKERQNALLKIADAIEAQGEDFSRLTAQDTGNAIRTQARPETATLVSLFRYFGGIAGEFKGTTLPAGDDQLQYTRLQPLGVVGAILPWNSPLMIAGMKIPAALATGNALVVKPAEDAPLTILKLAEVCSEFLPAGVLNVVTGDGETAGEAISTHPGIAKVSFTGSTSVGKHVAETAGARLAHVSLELGGKSPNIIFPSAATPERIEQTAEGALLAMRFTRQGQSCTAGSRLFVHEDVFDEFLDVLAAKVQALKVGDPLDDETDMGSIINESQYCQVRDYVDEGKKQDGVKVVLDGSDYTPEGLQGFYQGPTILANVDNSWRIAREEVFGPVLVAIPWRDVDDVITQANDSTYGLAAFVWSQQLDEAIETAQRIDSGWVQVNQGGGQVIGQSYGGFKESGIGREFSLEGAIESFTQTKQINVKLG
- a CDS encoding amidohydrolase, producing the protein MAAEHILDRVLAGQESIQSWQDELYVHFHRNPELSFVEHETHDRIAEELRAIGVDEIEEHIGGTGLVGVLRNGDGPTILMRADIDALPVQELTGLDYASTAVGTSFDGETSPVMHACGHDVHISALLGAVRLLADHRDAWSGTFVALFQPAEERAGGAMAMVNDDLVGRIPRPDVAFAQHVGPKPAGQVHACIGSAYSRADSIKVTVFGRGGHGSAPHTTVDPAVLAAMIVLRLQTIVSRETRPGEFAVVTVGRLQVGTKVNIISDRAVLDVNVRSYDDDVHARLLAAIERIVRAECEASGSPTEPTFEYYDRFPVTVNDVEVTERVRSAFASAFGDHYVEDLPTTGSEDFSEIPKAFEIPYCYWNVGGVDRETYRDAKKRGVLASEIAGNHSPFFAPVMHPTLQAATKTIVVVALDWLGTEA